The proteins below come from a single Tenuifilum thalassicum genomic window:
- a CDS encoding chemotaxis protein CheA codes for MDSFRKKFIEEATELIDKLEVALLDLEKNPEDETLVQQVFRIMHTLKGNSAMFGFELIDNFTHNLETIYDQIRNNELELSKPILDVTFACVDHLKSMLDEQNYNDPDFKTIHSGLVEKIDAIINPQKPEGKVESNSKPEAKGVTSTYYILFEPNADIFKNGTNPLYLLDELCSLGDYKVFAHFNRVPQIAEINPDECYTYWEVLLATDKDESVIHDVFIFVESDSTLEIQKLGEENLVADQTFIKEVENLAEVQKDVGLVAIQRLAKVAISNINKRKAEKFTKERIAVKDKTASSIRVSSDKLDTLMNLVSELVTTQARLSLFSEQNNIPGLNPIVENVQKLTRQLRDIAFSIVLIPIENLFGRFQRLVRDLSAELNKDVEFIVEGADTELDKTIIENLSDPLMHILRNSMDHGIEEARVRIANGKPAKGKIVLKAFYSGASVIIQVIDDGAGIDPEMIHAKAISKGLVLPDKKMSKKEILDLIFLPGFSTAKKVTDVSGRGVGMDVVRKKIYDIRGEVEVDSEKGIGTTITIKLPLTLSIIDGLLVSINKSPYVVPLSAIDKIYAVEKDKIYNTFNNLITLDGSQIPFFSLRKEFDLEPSNEELEQVIVVNFEDESVGLVVDYVIGEYQAVLKPLGKHYKNHDIFSGATILGDGTVALVMDTNKIIKMFAIGNKE; via the coding sequence ATGGATAGTTTTAGGAAGAAATTTATAGAGGAGGCAACTGAGCTTATTGATAAGCTTGAAGTTGCTTTGCTTGATTTGGAGAAAAATCCTGAGGATGAAACGCTTGTTCAGCAAGTTTTTAGGATTATGCATACCCTAAAGGGTAATAGCGCAATGTTTGGGTTTGAGCTAATTGATAATTTTACTCACAACCTCGAAACCATTTACGACCAGATTAGGAACAATGAACTTGAACTCTCAAAGCCAATTCTTGATGTTACCTTTGCTTGTGTAGATCACCTTAAGTCTATGCTAGATGAGCAAAATTATAATGACCCCGATTTTAAAACTATTCATAGCGGATTGGTTGAGAAGATAGATGCTATAATAAACCCTCAAAAACCTGAAGGAAAAGTTGAAAGTAATAGCAAACCAGAGGCGAAAGGGGTAACATCAACCTATTACATTTTGTTTGAACCCAACGCCGATATTTTTAAAAATGGAACTAATCCATTGTATTTGTTAGATGAACTATGTTCTTTGGGCGATTATAAAGTATTTGCTCACTTTAATCGGGTTCCTCAAATTGCCGAGATAAATCCGGATGAGTGCTATACATACTGGGAGGTCCTACTTGCAACAGATAAAGACGAAAGTGTAATTCATGATGTTTTTATTTTTGTTGAATCTGATTCAACGCTTGAGATTCAAAAGCTTGGTGAAGAAAACTTGGTAGCCGATCAAACTTTTATTAAGGAGGTTGAAAACCTGGCTGAAGTACAAAAGGATGTTGGATTAGTAGCAATTCAACGCTTAGCCAAAGTGGCAATATCCAATATCAATAAGCGAAAAGCAGAAAAGTTTACAAAGGAAAGGATAGCAGTTAAGGATAAAACCGCATCAAGTATTCGGGTTAGTTCCGATAAACTTGATACTCTAATGAATCTAGTCTCCGAGTTAGTAACTACTCAAGCTCGCTTAAGCCTTTTCTCAGAGCAAAATAATATTCCTGGGTTAAATCCTATTGTTGAGAATGTTCAAAAATTAACCAGACAGCTAAGGGATATTGCCTTTAGTATAGTTTTAATCCCCATTGAGAATCTTTTTGGACGCTTTCAGCGTTTAGTTAGGGATTTGTCGGCAGAACTCAATAAAGATGTAGAGTTTATTGTAGAAGGAGCCGATACTGAACTTGATAAAACGATAATTGAGAACTTGTCCGATCCGTTAATGCATATTCTCCGCAATAGCATGGATCATGGAATAGAGGAGGCAAGGGTTAGAATTGCTAACGGGAAACCTGCTAAAGGTAAAATTGTTCTTAAAGCTTTTTATTCAGGAGCTAGTGTTATCATTCAAGTTATTGATGATGGAGCAGGCATCGACCCTGAAATGATTCATGCCAAAGCTATTTCAAAGGGATTGGTGCTGCCTGATAAGAAAATGAGTAAAAAGGAGATATTAGACCTTATATTCCTACCAGGATTTTCAACAGCAAAAAAGGTTACCGATGTTTCTGGAAGAGGGGTTGGAATGGATGTTGTTCGTAAGAAAATCTATGACATTCGAGGTGAGGTTGAGGTCGATTCAGAAAAGGGAATTGGAACTACAATTACCATAAAGTTACCGTTAACACTTTCTATCATTGATGGGTTGCTTGTAAGTATTAACAAGTCGCCCTACGTTGTTCCACTCTCAGCAATTGATAAAATATATGCTGTTGAAAAGGACAAAATTTATAACACATTTAACAATTTAATAACTCTAGATGGTTCGCAAATTCCATTCTTCAGCCTGAGAAAAGAATTTGATTTAGAGCCAAGTAACGAGGAACTTGAGCAAGTAATTGTTGTGAACTTTGAGGATGAGAGCGTAGGGCTTGTTGTTGACTATGTGATAGGTGAATATCAAGCTGTGCTAAAGCCCTTAGGAAAACATTATAAGAACCACGATATCTTTTCTGGTGCAACAATTCTTGGTGATGGTACTGTTGCTCTAGTTATGGATACTAACAAGATTATTAAAATGTTTGCTATTGGTAATAAGGAGTAA
- a CDS encoding universal stress protein: protein MEEKMIVIATESNSKALVLKSYLESNGIECFLRNENVIQGAVSEGVKVLIRESDAERALKLMSQLRDTSAGKHKEQQLRKILVPVDFSEPSHNAARYAVMLAAKYNAQIKLLHVFNSPVVDMIPFTDVASIQIDFDMNYHVLYNSAKEKLQKFYHDLKSFAQTMGYDNVQIGYSIREGYASYGIVEISKRYKPGIIVMGTKGEGFKSTELVGSVATEVSDETHIPLLVIPEKAVLKGVDEVKKVVYITNFDKTDKVSIRKLLRIVSPFQIELHCLHITDKIETPAIAALMTDTKEYIKRVVPKVKVKCDIIEAKTSEKVIIDYIEKNQINLVALTRHKRGLLYKLLNPSLAKRMIYHSEVPVLLFHE from the coding sequence ATGGAAGAAAAAATGATAGTTATTGCAACAGAAAGTAACTCAAAAGCATTAGTCCTAAAATCCTACCTTGAATCTAATGGAATTGAGTGCTTTCTGAGAAATGAGAATGTAATACAAGGTGCAGTTTCCGAAGGGGTAAAGGTATTGATAAGGGAATCTGATGCCGAAAGAGCTTTGAAATTGATGTCTCAGTTGAGAGATACATCAGCGGGAAAACACAAAGAACAGCAACTTCGCAAAATTCTTGTACCTGTTGACTTTTCAGAGCCTTCACATAACGCTGCGAGGTATGCGGTTATGTTAGCCGCTAAGTATAATGCTCAGATTAAACTTTTACATGTTTTTAACTCGCCTGTGGTTGATATGATTCCCTTTACAGATGTTGCCAGTATTCAAATTGATTTTGACATGAATTACCATGTCCTTTACAACTCTGCAAAAGAAAAGTTGCAAAAGTTTTATCATGATTTAAAAAGTTTTGCGCAAACTATGGGTTATGATAATGTTCAGATAGGGTATTCAATTCGTGAAGGTTATGCATCCTATGGTATAGTTGAAATAAGTAAGAGGTATAAACCTGGTATAATCGTAATGGGAACTAAAGGTGAAGGATTTAAAAGTACCGAGTTAGTTGGGAGTGTTGCTACTGAAGTGTCCGATGAAACACATATTCCTTTACTAGTTATACCTGAAAAGGCTGTTCTTAAAGGTGTAGATGAGGTTAAAAAAGTAGTTTACATTACAAACTTTGATAAAACAGATAAGGTATCTATTAGAAAACTATTAAGAATTGTATCGCCATTTCAAATAGAACTGCATTGTTTACATATAACTGATAAAATTGAAACACCTGCTATAGCAGCATTAATGACAGATACCAAAGAGTATATAAAACGAGTTGTGCCAAAAGTAAAGGTTAAGTGCGATATAATAGAAGCAAAAACTAGTGAAAAGGTAATAATTGATTATATAGAGAAGAACCAGATAAATCTTGTGGCTTTAACACGGCACAAGCGCGGATTACTTTACAAACTGTTAAATCCATCACTGGCAAAACGAATGATATACCATTCAGAAGTGCCTGTTTTGCTTTTCCATGAATAA
- a CDS encoding response regulator — MSSSGYILIVDDSVTNQVLLESILEEEGYKTITVSNIKEAWLRIEKERPRLILLDLLMPNTTGVEFLQEFMASSFAKHIPVFVVSAANTSYYKEKCKALGVNEFFPKPVDIKYLISRVKQVLSNQ, encoded by the coding sequence ATGAGTTCTAGTGGGTACATATTAATAGTTGATGACTCTGTTACAAATCAGGTGTTACTCGAATCAATACTTGAAGAAGAGGGGTATAAGACTATTACCGTTAGTAATATTAAGGAGGCTTGGCTAAGAATTGAGAAAGAAAGACCAAGGCTTATACTGCTTGACTTATTAATGCCTAACACTACTGGTGTTGAGTTTTTGCAAGAGTTTATGGCTAGTAGCTTTGCTAAACATATTCCAGTTTTTGTTGTTTCAGCAGCGAATACTAGCTATTATAAGGAAAAATGCAAGGCATTGGGTGTTAATGAGTTCTTCCCTAAACCCGTTGATATAAAATACTTAATTTCAAGGGTCAAGCAAGTATTATCAAATCAATAA
- a CDS encoding pyridoxamine 5'-phosphate oxidase family protein: MRPRAITQQQEIEQVINETDVCHVGMVDLNGMPYVLPFNFGYQDGFLYLHSGPEGKKIDIWKNNPNVCIAFSSDYFLRHQHENVACSYSMKYKSVLMYGKLLNIEDLDEKKRILNIIMKKYTNRDDFDYSMPALKNVKVFKLVPEKVEGKAYGY; this comes from the coding sequence ATGAGACCAAGAGCAATTACACAACAACAAGAGATTGAGCAGGTTATTAATGAAACAGATGTTTGCCATGTGGGAATGGTTGATTTGAATGGTATGCCATATGTGTTACCCTTTAACTTTGGGTATCAGGATGGTTTCTTATATCTACATTCTGGACCTGAAGGTAAAAAAATTGATATTTGGAAAAACAATCCAAACGTTTGCATTGCTTTCAGCTCCGATTATTTCCTCCGACACCAGCACGAGAATGTGGCTTGCTCATATTCAATGAAATATAAAAGCGTACTGATGTATGGGAAATTATTGAACATTGAGGATTTAGACGAAAAGAAGAGGATTTTAAATATCATTATGAAAAAGTACACCAACCGTGATGATTTTGATTATAGCATGCCTGCCTTGAAAAATGTTAAGGTTTTCAAACTTGTGCCCGAAAAAGTTGAAGGAAAGGCCTATGGCTATTAA
- a CDS encoding response regulator, which produces MANILIVDDIFVNRLLLKEITKPLNATCFEAENGKQAIELLQKEKIDVVFMDIEMPVMNGLETTKYIREKFPSPIRYTPIIALTAHNPANFFDDFKDVGFDYLLTKPYSIEKIKEAISKVTPRLSN; this is translated from the coding sequence ATGGCAAATATTTTAATAGTTGACGATATTTTTGTTAACAGGTTGCTCTTAAAAGAAATTACGAAACCTTTAAACGCGACCTGCTTCGAAGCAGAAAATGGGAAACAAGCAATAGAACTTTTGCAAAAAGAAAAAATTGATGTTGTTTTTATGGATATTGAGATGCCTGTTATGAATGGATTAGAAACAACAAAGTATATTCGTGAAAAATTTCCTTCACCAATTCGTTATACTCCCATTATTGCACTAACTGCACACAATCCAGCTAATTTTTTTGATGATTTTAAAGATGTAGGATTCGATTACCTTCTTACTAAGCCATACTCCATTGAAAAGATTAAAGAAGCGATCTCAAAAGTGACTCCAAGGTTGAGCAACTAA
- a CDS encoding YebC/PmpR family DNA-binding transcriptional regulator → MGRAFEYRKARKLKRWGNMARTFTRLGKEITMAAKAGGPDPDTNPKLRLLIQNAKSENMPKDNIERAIKRATEKDMKDYKEMVYEGYGPHGIAILVETATDNPTRTVANVRSYFNKYGGSLGTTGMLDFIFERKCSFKIETPADISLDELELELIDYGVEEVFVEEDSIMIFAEFTQFGPIQKFLEEKGINIISFQFERIPNDTKKLSPEEQAEVEKLIEKIEEDDDVTNVFHNMLVE, encoded by the coding sequence ATGGGAAGAGCATTTGAATATCGTAAAGCCCGCAAGCTAAAACGCTGGGGCAACATGGCAAGAACATTTACAAGACTAGGCAAAGAGATTACAATGGCTGCAAAAGCTGGTGGCCCAGATCCTGACACAAATCCTAAATTACGACTATTAATTCAAAATGCTAAGTCGGAAAACATGCCCAAGGATAATATTGAAAGGGCTATTAAGCGGGCTACTGAAAAGGATATGAAGGACTACAAGGAGATGGTTTACGAAGGTTATGGACCACACGGAATAGCTATCCTTGTTGAAACTGCAACCGATAATCCAACACGAACCGTAGCTAATGTGCGGAGCTACTTCAATAAATATGGTGGTTCATTAGGAACAACTGGTATGCTCGATTTCATCTTCGAAAGGAAATGTTCTTTTAAAATAGAGACACCTGCAGATATTTCATTAGATGAACTTGAACTTGAGCTAATTGATTATGGAGTTGAAGAGGTTTTTGTTGAAGAGGATTCTATCATGATCTTTGCTGAATTCACCCAATTTGGACCAATTCAAAAGTTCCTTGAAGAAAAGGGAATCAACATTATTAGCTTTCAGTTTGAAAGGATACCCAACGATACCAAAAAGTTATCGCCCGAAGAACAGGCCGAAGTGGAAAAACTCATTGAGAAAATTGAGGAAGACGATGATGTTACCAATGTGTTCCACAATATGTTAGTAGAATAG
- a CDS encoding SPOR domain-containing protein, giving the protein MENGKVEITFSPYLKYNDGQLEELLIKQFKYSKEEAHSLALSLSTEISNEIRNIGSFQIPNVGMLTFDSKGTLKLTPNNGSNEISTSTNDENVPERNNTPESSGKEIEFIEENIEDKNEKAVIANESFIQNDGNKQLQSEQNEVPKKQILNDDQLNIEEKQVLPNNDTITRNQPKKSSSKPLGLRILVLVSIALVVSLIIAFGIKIIISSEEEPDWEDRFVTTESVEPLAFPEDKNNDDLNAEFESLTPDETANNSNSKNEVKPQSIEDKIEESLVNNQKLLNQKVFYRLVVGSFSNAQNAKTLASKLNEQGFQANVFLRENGKHVVTIGEYASRQKAESDKRKYANKFPGIWIIKL; this is encoded by the coding sequence TTGGAAAATGGCAAAGTTGAAATAACTTTCAGCCCATACCTTAAATATAACGATGGCCAACTAGAAGAACTACTGATTAAACAATTTAAATACTCAAAAGAAGAAGCACATAGTCTAGCATTAAGTCTATCAACTGAAATCTCTAATGAAATAAGGAATATTGGAAGTTTCCAAATACCAAATGTTGGGATGTTAACTTTTGACTCAAAAGGGACTCTTAAGCTAACCCCAAACAATGGTTCAAATGAAATTTCTACAAGTACAAATGATGAAAATGTACCAGAACGAAACAACACACCAGAATCATCAGGTAAAGAGATTGAATTTATTGAAGAAAACATAGAAGATAAAAACGAAAAAGCTGTCATAGCAAACGAAAGTTTTATACAAAATGATGGAAACAAACAACTTCAAAGTGAACAAAATGAAGTACCAAAAAAGCAAATTCTTAATGATGATCAGTTAAACATTGAAGAAAAACAAGTTTTACCAAACAATGACACAATCACAAGAAATCAACCTAAAAAGTCTTCTTCAAAACCCTTAGGTTTAAGAATTCTAGTTTTAGTTAGTATAGCTTTAGTTGTCTCATTAATAATTGCATTCGGCATTAAAATTATTATTTCATCGGAAGAAGAGCCAGATTGGGAAGATCGATTTGTAACAACGGAATCCGTTGAGCCTTTAGCATTCCCCGAAGATAAGAATAATGACGATCTGAATGCAGAATTTGAGTCTTTAACTCCTGATGAAACTGCGAATAATTCAAATTCTAAAAATGAGGTTAAGCCACAATCCATTGAAGATAAAATAGAAGAAAGTTTAGTTAATAACCAAAAGCTTCTAAACCAAAAAGTGTTTTATCGACTAGTTGTTGGCAGCTTCTCAAACGCTCAAAATGCAAAAACACTTGCTTCCAAATTGAATGAGCAAGGCTTTCAAGCCAACGTATTTTTGCGTGAGAATGGGAAGCATGTTGTAACAATAGGAGAATATGCTAGCCGGCAAAAAGCAGAATCGGACAAAAGGAAATATGCTAACAAATTCCCTGGCATTTGGATTATCAAGCTTTAA
- a CDS encoding CheR family methyltransferase, with the protein MPNSGLIDYHKLQLTNEEFQRLSALIYKESGIKLPPIKKVMLQSRLQKRLKHLKINTFKEYISYLFSKDGFDREIIHMLDVVSTNKTDFYREPAHFEFITNEVLPNYYSSNVNQTFKVWSAGCSSGEEPYTLAMVLFEFAEKNPKFNFSIFATDISTRILQKAVDAVYSEDKVQAIPFPLKKKYMLRSKDRTNPTVKMAPHVRSKITFDRLNLMDSTYKTKDIFDVIFCRNVLIYFDRETQAAVINKLSQRLKPEGYLILGHSESILNLNVPLVQVRPTVYRKV; encoded by the coding sequence ATGCCTAACAGTGGACTTATTGATTATCATAAATTACAGCTAACTAACGAAGAATTTCAACGTTTAAGCGCATTAATATACAAGGAGAGTGGTATAAAGTTACCACCTATTAAGAAAGTAATGCTTCAGAGCCGGTTGCAGAAAAGGTTAAAGCATCTGAAGATAAATACTTTCAAGGAATACATTAGCTACCTTTTTAGCAAGGACGGGTTCGATAGGGAAATTATTCATATGCTGGATGTTGTTAGCACTAATAAAACTGATTTTTATAGAGAACCCGCTCATTTTGAATTCATAACTAATGAAGTATTGCCTAATTATTATTCCTCAAATGTAAACCAAACCTTCAAGGTATGGAGCGCTGGATGTTCAAGCGGTGAAGAACCATATACCTTAGCAATGGTTTTATTTGAATTTGCCGAGAAAAACCCAAAATTCAACTTTAGCATCTTTGCTACTGATATTTCAACACGCATTCTACAAAAGGCGGTTGATGCTGTTTATAGCGAAGATAAAGTACAAGCCATACCATTCCCTTTAAAAAAGAAGTATATGCTAAGGAGTAAGGATAGAACAAACCCTACGGTTAAAATGGCCCCTCATGTTCGATCAAAGATAACTTTTGATAGGTTAAACCTTATGGATAGCACCTATAAAACAAAAGATATTTTTGATGTGATTTTTTGCAGAAATGTTCTAATCTACTTCGATAGAGAAACCCAAGCTGCTGTAATTAATAAATTATCTCAACGCTTGAAACCCGAGGGTTATCTCATCCTTGGTCATTCAGAATCAATACTTAATCTTAATGTACCATTGGTTCAAGTACGACCTACTGTTTATCGCAAAGTTTAA
- a CDS encoding sensor histidine kinase, with translation MSKKPEELSDNELLAELKRRFDQNKKTLDDLKHLNAELRLVNKKLEESEALKSHFISNITNEIINPFTSILGLSRAILSVEKENWKKVISMVALIHSEAFNLDFQFRNIFVAAKIEAGEIYPEIMLVDVNNLFESVLESFKYELRKKNLKVNYSYVVEGEVDNSVHFKTDPEKVKLIVANLLSNAVNFSFEGNTIDVKAVRKLNELAISVKDYGIGISKENHKIIFDRFKRLDSGINSLNRGHGLGLSVNKAIIDMLNGSIEIDSELGKGACFTITIPEVDIEVDDIATDDNEMFFDNDTEIF, from the coding sequence ATGAGTAAGAAGCCCGAAGAATTATCAGATAATGAGCTTTTGGCAGAACTAAAAAGACGTTTTGACCAAAATAAAAAGACCTTAGATGACCTAAAGCACTTAAACGCTGAACTCCGATTGGTAAATAAAAAACTTGAAGAATCGGAAGCGTTAAAATCGCACTTTATTTCAAATATTACTAACGAAATAATTAACCCTTTTACTTCTATATTGGGTCTGTCAAGGGCAATTCTTTCCGTTGAAAAGGAGAATTGGAAGAAGGTTATTTCAATGGTTGCCTTAATCCATTCCGAAGCGTTTAACCTCGATTTTCAGTTCCGTAATATTTTTGTTGCGGCTAAAATTGAGGCTGGGGAGATTTATCCGGAAATCATGCTGGTTGATGTTAACAATTTATTTGAAAGCGTTTTAGAATCGTTTAAGTACGAGTTAAGGAAAAAGAATCTTAAGGTTAACTATTCGTACGTGGTTGAAGGTGAGGTTGACAATTCAGTTCATTTCAAAACCGACCCTGAGAAGGTTAAACTTATAGTTGCCAATCTTCTGAGCAATGCTGTGAACTTTAGCTTTGAAGGTAATACTATTGATGTGAAAGCTGTAAGAAAGCTTAATGAACTGGCAATTTCGGTAAAAGATTATGGAATTGGAATATCAAAGGAGAATCATAAAATAATCTTTGACAGATTTAAGCGTTTGGATTCGGGTATTAATTCTCTAAATCGTGGACATGGTTTAGGATTATCGGTAAATAAAGCGATTATTGATATGCTTAATGGTTCTATTGAAATTGATAGCGAGCTAGGGAAAGGGGCTTGTTTTACTATAACCATTCCAGAAGTCGACATTGAAGTTGATGATATTGCGACAGATGATAACGAAATGTTTTTCGATAATGATACCGAGATTTTCTAG
- a CDS encoding chemotaxis protein CheW, with protein MDKDNKNQIKSYLTFKLGTEEFAAHVSKVLNILEMTPITKVPKAPEYLKGVINLRGAVLPVIDARIKFGMPEAEYTNNTCIIVLDIDVDGESVHVGAIVDSVQAVVEIDNSQIMPLPTLGSRYKSEFIIGMAKIDDRFVIILNMDAVFSTDDITQIVDADSLEDTVTENNE; from the coding sequence ATGGATAAGGACAATAAAAACCAAATCAAATCATACCTCACTTTTAAACTGGGGACAGAGGAGTTTGCCGCTCATGTTAGCAAGGTGTTAAACATTTTAGAAATGACACCAATTACCAAAGTTCCTAAAGCTCCAGAGTATTTAAAAGGGGTTATCAATTTGCGCGGCGCAGTATTACCTGTTATTGATGCAAGGATAAAATTTGGAATGCCTGAAGCTGAATATACCAATAACACATGTATCATTGTACTTGATATTGATGTTGATGGAGAATCGGTTCATGTTGGTGCTATTGTCGATTCTGTTCAGGCTGTTGTTGAAATTGATAATAGCCAAATAATGCCATTACCTACTTTAGGTAGTCGATACAAATCGGAGTTCATTATAGGTATGGCTAAAATTGATGACAGATTTGTTATCATACTAAATATGGATGCTGTTTTTTCAACTGATGATATAACTCAAATTGTTGATGCTGATTCGCTTGAAGATACTGTTACTGAAAATAATGAGTAA
- a CDS encoding Crp/Fnr family transcriptional regulator, with product MLENNHKLSKEFLKCFSKDYLYQANRLSGLLFKQLPGRVADLILYFAEEIYSSDEFEFPLNRAGLAEICGTTKESLIRTLSEFNHDRIIELNRNSVKINSYDILKTLSKLG from the coding sequence ATTCTAGAAAACAATCATAAGCTATCAAAAGAATTCCTTAAATGCTTTAGTAAGGATTATCTTTATCAAGCCAACAGGCTATCGGGTTTACTTTTTAAGCAACTTCCAGGGAGAGTTGCCGATTTAATACTATACTTTGCAGAAGAAATATATTCTAGCGACGAATTTGAGTTTCCATTAAATAGAGCAGGATTAGCAGAAATCTGTGGAACAACAAAAGAAAGCCTAATCAGAACCCTCTCAGAATTTAATCACGATAGGATAATTGAACTAAATAGAAACTCTGTTAAGATAAACAGCTATGATATTTTGAAAACTTTAAGTAAATTAGGGTGA
- a CDS encoding M48 family metallopeptidase: MSIKKKIQYPNIGTVNYTYKKGCKRITLRIKKEGSIHVTIPYLVKFSQAEGFVLSKKDWIISKLNEVNQKQQPITSFRTKFSSIKTVQSNSVSKVSVVRNNNNYTVYYPSTLSINDDNLQSFLKKLTTEILRKEAKNYLPKRIDYIAKRYNFSYNKVTIRNSKTRWGSCSGKNNISLSLWLMLVPYHLIDYVILHELCHTKVKNHGKDFWQLLDMLCDGNARIYSKELKGYQIPF; the protein is encoded by the coding sequence ATGAGCATTAAAAAGAAGATTCAATATCCAAACATTGGCACGGTAAATTACACCTACAAAAAAGGATGTAAAAGGATTACTTTAAGAATAAAGAAGGAAGGCTCAATTCATGTTACGATACCATATCTTGTTAAATTCTCTCAAGCAGAAGGATTCGTTTTATCAAAAAAGGATTGGATTATTTCAAAGCTAAACGAAGTAAACCAAAAGCAGCAGCCCATTACATCATTCCGCACAAAATTCTCAAGCATTAAAACAGTCCAATCAAACAGCGTATCAAAAGTTTCTGTGGTTCGAAATAACAACAACTATACCGTATACTACCCTAGCACATTATCAATTAACGATGATAATCTACAATCATTTTTAAAAAAATTGACAACTGAGATTCTACGTAAAGAAGCAAAGAACTACCTACCAAAAAGAATTGATTACATTGCCAAGCGCTATAATTTTAGCTACAATAAAGTAACTATTCGAAATTCTAAAACACGCTGGGGCAGTTGTAGTGGCAAAAACAATATTAGTTTAAGCCTATGGTTAATGTTAGTTCCCTACCACCTAATTGATTATGTGATTTTGCATGAACTATGCCATACAAAGGTTAAAAATCATGGTAAAGATTTTTGGCAATTACTAGATATGCTTTGTGATGGTAATGCACGAATTTATTCTAAAGAATTAAAGGGGTACCAAATACCATTTTAG
- a CDS encoding response regulator encodes MAKTILIVDDSDSIREVVKFTLENEGYNVLVGVDGKDALKHLNGQPIDLVITDLHMPEMDGIELIKKIRVTPGYERIPILFLTTESQAAKKMEAKEAGATGWIIKPFVPAKLLAAINKVIR; translated from the coding sequence ATGGCAAAGACAATTCTCATAGTCGACGATTCCGATAGCATTCGTGAAGTAGTGAAGTTTACCCTAGAAAACGAGGGGTACAATGTACTAGTTGGTGTAGATGGTAAGGATGCGTTAAAGCATCTAAATGGACAACCCATCGATTTAGTTATTACCGATTTACATATGCCAGAAATGGATGGTATTGAATTGATAAAAAAAATACGGGTTACACCTGGCTATGAGCGTATTCCAATTCTTTTCCTAACAACTGAGTCGCAAGCTGCCAAAAAAATGGAAGCTAAAGAGGCAGGTGCTACAGGTTGGATTATTAAACCATTTGTTCCTGCAAAGCTTTTAGCCGCAATTAATAAAGTTATAAGGTAA